The genome window GGCAAAGGCGATCATGGCAGTGGTGATCTTGTCCACAGGTTCAACCAGGAAGTTCGTGCTGAAGACTGCCTCCCACACGCCTGTGCCGGTCTGGAGCAGATAGGCGGTGATGAAGGATGAACCGCTGGCTGTAATGCCTCCGAACAGGTATACGCCAATGGGGGTGGAAACAATGGCAGCGGTGAGTGCGACGACAAAACCAGTCACAACCACTTTCCACCAGGACTTGAAAAAGCCCCATTGTGCCATGCGTCCAGCCATATAGCCGATCATTGCGGCGACGGGCCACCAGGGGAAGGCACCCGGGTCAATTGCGATGCCCCAAATGATATTGGAGAGCGCCCCGGTCAATGCGCCGGCCCAGGGCCCGCATAAGACAGCAACCAGGACAGTGCCAATGGAGTCGAGGTAGACAGGCAGTTTGAGCACGAGAACGATCTGCCCCACGGCGATGTTGATGGCCACGGCGATGGGGATGAGTACCCAGGCCTGGGTATTGAAATTGTTCTTGATCTTTTCAAGCATGGTTTCCTCCGGAGGATAAATTGAATGACGACCTGATTGTAATAACACTGCTTATTTGAAAATGTCACGCAATGGATTTTGCCAGTTTTTCCATCCTTTCCAGAAACAGTTCCATGAACATGCGCGGGCGCACGCCCATTGCCACCCTCATGTTCGCGGGTTTCTTCCCGTAATTATAAAAATCGGCAAATGTGTTGCCAAGCCCCACGCCGGTCGAGATGTCCACGTCCACGTACAACTCCTGATAATCACAGATCTCCGGCATGAAGGTCAGTGCCAGGGTCATCGGGTCGTTGATCACACAGCCGTCGATCTTTTGATACTCATCATGAAATTCCATGTAAAAGCGGGTTGCATCCGCGATGAACTTCGTGATCGGCGAGTCGATCTTCAACAAGCGGTTCAGATCGTCCTTCGTAAAGATGCACTGGTAGGTCACATCCAGCGGTGTAAGCGTGATCGGCATCCCTGAATGAAAAACGATGTGTGTGGCATGCGGGTCCACGAAAGTATTGTACTCCGCCAGGGCAGTGGTATTGCCCGCATGCTGGATCGCCCCGCCCATCACGAAGGCATCTTTAACATTTTCGACAATGCGCGGTTCCTTGCGTATCGCCATTGCGACGTTCGTCAGCGGACCAATCGCAACTACTGTAACTTCTCCCGGCTTCGACATGATACTGTCAATCAGGAAATCGCTGCCTTGCTGGACTTGAGGCCTGGTCTGTGGATCCGGGAGATTTGCGTAGCCCAAGCCTGTGTTCCCGTGCGTCTCCGGGCTGAGCAGGGATTCTTTCACCAGCGGCAGGTCGCAGCCTTTATATACAGGGACATGGCTGGCATTGGCGAGTTCCAAAATTGCCAGCGCATTCCGCGTCACCTGTGCGCTGGATGCGTTCCCGTGGATCGTGCTGATTCCATCGAGGACAACCTCGGGCGAGGCAAGAGCGAGCAGGATCGCCAGCGCGTCGTCGATGCCGGGGTCGGTGTCGAAAATGATGTGCTTCGGCATGGTCAGTCTGAAATGGAACGGCTGAGCGTTTCCATCCTCCCGACGAATAATTCAACAAAATCTCGACCGCGTACATCCAGTGCAACTTTCATATTGGCGGGCTTCTTCGAGACCTTCATGAAGTCCGCGAAGGTCTTGCCGGTCGAGATGCCGCCCGAAATATCCACATCCACATAATGTTCTTCAATGGAGAGCAGTTCCGGTGCGATGACCGCCGCGAGCGTGAGCGGATCGTGCATGGCGCAGCCGCTAAAGCCTTCATATTTCATATAGAATTCCATGTATTGCGCCGTCGCCTCGCAGACAAATCTTGCAATGGGGGAGTCGATTTTGTTCAACCGTTCCACATCCTCCGATGTGAGCAGGCATTTGTAGGTGACATCCAACGGGATCAGCGTGATGGGAATGTCCGCATGAAAAACAACATGCGCGGCGTGCGGGTCTTCGTGGATGTTGAACTCCGCCAGCGGCGTGATGTTTCCGCCCGAGCGGATCGCCCCGCCCATGATGACCAATTCCTTCACGGCTTTTGCAAAATGAGGTTCCTTGCGAATGGCGAGGGCGATATTGGTCAAAGGGCCGATGGGGAAGATGTTCAGTTCATTTGGCTCGGCAAGCACACGTTCGATCAAATAGTCAACCGCATGCCCCTCAATGGGCCTGGACTTTGGCTGCGGCAAATCCGCCCTGCCAATTCCGCTGGTGCCGTGCACGGCCTCCCCCGAATTGTGCGGAGATTTGATCATGGGGTGTGAGTATCCCTGCACAACAGGAATATGGCTGGCATGTGCAAGTTCCAGCACAGACAGCGCGTTGCGTGTGGCCTTCTCGATGGGCACATTGCCCTGCACGGTGGTGAGGGCTTCGAGTTGGATTTCAGGCGACGCAAGCGCAAGCAGGAACATAAGCGCGTCGTCCACGCCGGGGTCGGTGTCGATGATGATTCGGGTTGGCGTCATAAGATCCTGTAGGGGCAGGCTTTCCCTGCTGGGAGGGATAACCCCGCCCCTACGCGATGAATCTTTCCACTTCTTCCTTTGTCGGCAGGGAGGGTTGTGCACCGGGTTTGGTTGCGGCGAGCGCGCCGCACGCGCATCCGTAACGGACAGCCGCCTGCATGTCACTTTGCGGCACAGGGCTGTCTGACTCCAGGAGTTTTGCGGCAAACCCGCCGATGAAGGCGTCGCCGGCGGCGGTGGTATCCACCACATCCACTTTGAACGCATCCACATGTGCCGCCTGTGAGTCTGTCACAAGCAAGGCGCCTTTGCTGCCCAGTGTCACAATGACCGTTTTTACCCCGCGCTTCAATAATTCCTGCGCGGCAAGTTCAGCGGATTTTTGGTCCGTGACCGGCATGTCTGTCAGTAAAGCCAGCTCGCTTTCGTTTGGGACGAGAATATCCACGCTGGCGAGCAATTCACCGGGAATCTGGCGGGCAGGCGCGGGATTAAGAATGACCGTCGTGCCTTTGGCTTTGTATCGCTTTGCGGCGTGCAAAACCGCGTCCATTGGAATCTCGAATTGTAAAAGTAAAATCCTTGCATCCGGTGCAGAAGCCGCATCCTGCGCTGTCACCTTGCCGTTTGCGCCCGGCGAAAGAACGATGCTGTTCTGCCCGCTCTCCTCCACGAGGATGATGGCAGTGCCCGTGGCTGAATCTGCAGCGCTGACATGCGAGGTGTCCACGCGATTCGATCTGAGATTATCCGCCAAAAGGGGGCCGAAATTATCCCGCCCGACCCGCCCGACCATGGCGACGCTTGCGCCCTGTCTCGCGGCGGCGACGGCCTGATTGGCGCCCTTGCCGCCGGGGATGGTCAGCAGGTCTCCCCCGCTGATGGTTTCGCCGGGCTGGGGAAAGCGGGGCACACGGACGACCAGATCTGCATTGAGCGAACCGATGACGAGGACATTGTGGTTTGGCATGTCTGGCATGCGGGCAATTTTACCCCATCGTTATCTTGTCACGCCAAATGCCGTGTCAAAAAATTTGACCATGCGTGCCGTATATTCTTCCGTTCTCACAAAGGGACCATCGCAGTGCGTGGCTTCGTGGATGATCCAGGCCTGCGCATTGGAGCCGGCCAGTTCTGCAAAGCGCAGGGTGAATAACTCCGCTTCACTGCCAACGACGGGACGTTCTCTCCCACCGCCGACGAACACCACCGGGCGTGGTGCGATGTCAGGAAGTACTTCAATCATGGGCGGGGGCGCTTCGATGCCGAGTTTGACGGTGTACATCCAATCCAGCAGATAATTTCCAGCAATTAGCAGCGCCATGATAGGATTCTTCGGTAAGGGTAAATCCTGTGCGCGGACGGTGGAATTGCCATCACCCCAAATTGCGCCAAGTTCAGGATAAAGCGCGGCACTGTACACAACGATGTCCGCGCCGGTAGAGCATCCCGCCGCACCGATTTTCTCGCCTGCCTTGCGCGACTGGATGAACCGAATCGCCGCCCTCACATCCCGCGTATCCTCCCAGCCGTAGGAGCGGTATTCCCCCGTGCTTTCGCCGCTGGCGCGCTCGTCATACATCAGGACGCCATAGCCTGCGTTCACAAGTTTTTCCGCGTGCCAGATCATCCCCATGCGATTGCCGCCATAGCCGTGGAGCAGAATAATGGTCGCATCATTTTGTGAAGGGACAAGCCAGCCGGCAAGCGTGATGCCATCTTCGCTTGAAAATGTGATTTCCTCCACCTCAAAGCCCAAATCGGGGGGGATGGTCACTTCGCTGGGCGTGGGCGCAGTTTCCATATACACAGACAGCAGGGTGCGTTCGATGGTGATGAAAAGCGCCACTCCGACAAATGCTCCAAGCCCCACACCAAGAATACGAAGAATATATTTTGTGTAATGGGAGATTTTGCCGTTCAGGGTTTCAGGAAGATTAGGTTTCCCTGCTTTTTCCTTTGCCTTTGCCGTGCGCCATAATTTGTAAATGATGAAAGAAAAGAACAGAAAAATGACTGCCAGTTCGCCAATCACCCAGTAATAATAGATATTCACGCTTATCTCCTCGGTGTGACCACCCCGCCTTGCACATCCCAGACCTGAGTATTAAGTACAAACTCCGGCGAGAACAACGTCAGGTCTGTCGTCGTAAACAGGACCTGCTGGTCTTCATTTACATATTTTAATAAATCGGCGCGGCGGTTTGCATCCAGCTCGGCCATCACTTCATCCAGCAAAATGACGGGCCATTCGCCCGTGCGTTCCTTCATCCATTCCACTTCGGCGAGTTTCAACACCAGCAGCGTTGTCCGCATTTGACCGCGTGAGCCGTAATTACTCACGTCCGCCTTGTTGATGACGAAACGCAGATCGTCGCGGTGCGGTCCAATGGTCGTCACGCCGCGTGCGATCTCCTCGCCGCGAATCTGTTCCAGGCGCGCCAGAAAACCGCTTTGAATTTCATCCAGTTCAATGGCTGAACGGTCAATCGCAGTATCCAGTTTCAAGCCCAGCTGTCCATCCGGCTTTGGCAATGGATCGTAGGCCGGTTCATAGGCAAGGCGCAGGATCTCGGTCCCGCGGGTCAGTTCGTGATGGATGCGCGCAGCGAGTCGCTCGAGCTCCCGCACCGCCTGGATGCGCCACAAAATGATCTGCGCCCCGAACCTGACCAGCGCCTCATCCCAGACTTCAAGCTGGTCCCTGTTCCCCATGCCTTCATTCAACGCCTTGAGCAGTGCATTGCGCTGTGTGAGCGCCTGGTTATATTCGCCCAGCACGCGCGCATACGCGGGGACCGCCTGCGCAAGGGCAAGGTTTAGGTAGCGGCGGCGCTCGTCGGGCCCGCCTTCGATGATCTGTGACATCTGCGGCACGAAGATGACCGCATTGAAATGACCGATGACGTCATTGACATGACGCTTGGCGCCGTCCAGCAGAATTTCCTTTCGCAAACGCTGACCGTTCACGCCTGTTGGTTCCAGAATAAGCCGCGCTTCGAGGCGGTGCTTCGTTTTGCCGCGTTGATAATCCGCCACAAGGCGCGTCACCGCCAGCGGATTCTTTGCCTCGTGGATATTTACAATCTGCCGGTCCGCATGCGTTTGAAAGGAGGTGAACGCCGCCAGAAAATAGATGGCTTCCAGCACGGAAGTCTTTCCCTGTGCATTCCTGCCTGCCAGCACAACAGCCCGCCGTGGAAGTTCTGCATCCAGGCGGGTGAGGCTGCGAAAGTTGGTGAGGGAAAGATGGTTTAGATGCATGTCGAAAGTCGAAGGGTATCGGTCGCAAGTTCGACTTTTGACCTTCGACCGATTTTAGTCCAGCGGGGTTTCATCCTCTTCACTTGGTTTCCAAACGCGGGTGGCGTGGTCGGTGAAGAGCACGCCGTTCAAATGGTCGATCTCATGCTGGAAGATGCGTGCCATCCAGCCGCTGACTTTATGTTTCACGGGCTGACCATGGCGGTTGAGCGCCCTGACCTGAAGCGACTCATGCCGTTCCACCTCCCCGATCAAGCCGGGGATGGAGAGACAGCCCTCCACGCCCACTACTTTTTCCTCCGAAACCCTGGTGATCTCAGGGTTGATCAAGACGTACAATTTCCTGGGCTTGGGCGGCGCATCCTCATTCTCTTCTTCGTCGTCGTCATCCTCGTCTTCTGTATATTCGATGACCGTCAGCTGCAGGGGGATGTTCACCTGCGGTGCGGCAAGCCCAACGCCCGGGGCGTCACGCATGGTCTCGATCATGTCGTCTATCAGGGTCTGCAGGTCTTTATCGATATTTTTTACCGGTTTTGCCTTGCGCCTTAAAATGGGATCCGGCAGATGTACGATTTTTCTTAATGCCATACTTCCTATGTCCTCTTTGTTTTGTGCTGCCTCTGAGGTTGCCGTCCCAGCCGGCGCCATCTATCCTTCCATGCCGTCCATGGATTGGTCATCCAGTATGTCGTCCAGCCCGTCAAGGTCTTCGCTTAAATCCTGCCCCGCCGCCTTTCTGAGTCTGGTCAGCTCATCTATATCCGCCTCTTCCGGCACGTTGAAATCATTGCGGTTTTGATGATAGGACACCAGCCATGTCGCCATGCGCTCGCGTTCCACAGCGGCAGCCTCCTCGTTCTTTTTGGCGATGCGCGCCATGCGGCGGCGGTTGATGTCCGCCTGCACACCGGCCGGGTCGAGCACATCCTGGAAGGAAAGTTTTGTGCCGCCCACGACGATATATACCGTGCCGTAGTTAAATAAATAGCCCACGATGCCAATGCGTTTGTATTCGGTGCTGAGGATGTTCTCGATCTGGGCGGTGCGGCGTTCCTCCGTGCCGAGCGGTGTTTTATCGATATCCATGATCTCTTCGGGCGTCACCATAAAGGTGTCGTTGTTCCAGTCTATGTATTCCCAAACCATCCAGCCGATGAAGGGCAGCATCAGGAGCGGGATCGCGACGACGACCGTATCGGGGCGGAAGCCGCCCGTTTCGAGGAATTCCACAACTGCCCGGGTCGGGTCGACTGCCAGATTCCAGATGCGTGAGATCATCAACCCAAGCAGGATCAGGAAGAAGATCAGAGGGCGCGCCAGCTGCTGCAGCAATACGATCCAGTGTTTATGGTAGATCACCGTCCCGCCGTCCTCCGTGCGCAGTTTGAACAGGTTGCCCAGCACAATGCTGAGCAGGCCCTTTTTTTGTATTTCCTTGTCTTCGGTTACGATGACGGGGGGCAGTTCATCCTCCATCGTCTTTTGCACGGTCATGCCCAGTTTCGCACGGATGGCGTTCTTCATCGCATCCTTTTGCGCCTGGGTACCCTTTGATTTCGTGCGCTCCCAGAGTTCGCGGATCATATCCGCCGCCTGATTGGGGTGGTCCACATAATCGAACTTGATGTTGCCAACGAAGGTGCGCACCGCCACATTGCCGTAATCCAGCGTGCGGCCAATGATGTCCGTTTCCACATTGACCGAGAGGATGGTGCTGAGCGGCGCCTCCTGACGGCTGTCGTAGATGCCGATCACACGCTCCACCCAGACCACGCGCTGGTTGGTCACAATGTAATAATCGTTGCTCCAGTCAATGGCCACCCAGACCGCCCATAACAGAATGGCGATCAAAAGCAGCCCGCCGACGGCAACCGGCGTGACCGCATTGGATACAAACGCCCATGCAAAAAGTGCAATGGGGAGGAAAAGCGCAAAAAACGGTGCCAGCAGCACCTGATACAGCCGGATCCTGTGCCGGCGTGCAAGGAAATAAATGACCTCCTTGGGACCCAGCCATTTGAACATGGTGGCGCGCGCCAGTTTGCGGCTCTTGATGGCCACCTGGAAGTTCGGCTTCAGCCTTTCATACCTTGCAAGCAGGATTTCAAAATCCTGGCGCGAGAGAAACAGGAGAGTCGTCTCTTCCACGGTTCGGATCGTTGCGGAACGGTTGCGGTGTTCGAACAGGGCCTCTTCGCCGAAATAGTCCCCCGCCGTCAGCCAGGCCAGAAAGTCCTCGCCTTTTTCGCGCGGGCGCGTCACTTTGATCTTGCCCTTATAGATCATGTAAAAACCGTCAGGCTTTGCGCCGATTTCGAAAACCACCGTATCCGCGGGAAGCGTGCGCTCCTCCAGCTTCAGGGCAATACTTTCAAGTTCTTCATCCTTCAGACTGTGGAAGAGATGAATCCTGTCCAAAAATCCGGCGCGGTGTTTGTTTTCTATCACGGTTTTATTCTATCAAACTTCACGCACAATCGCGCAGCCGTAGGCGGGGGATTCCGCCAGCGCGGGCAAATGCCCTTCGAGGAGCGATTCAACCGCCTCGTCCAGAAAGAAGCGGGTGGGAGTCCGCTGATGAAACGTGACATCATCCACAGCGCCGCGGTAACGCAGGATGCCGTCGCGGTCGATCACAAAGACATGCGGAGTGGTCTGTGCGTCGAAAAGATCTGCGACGCGGCAATCCGCATCCAGCAGGACCGTGGGCAGGCGGCGCGCTTCGGATGTTTTCTTCACATCTTCGAGTTTTTCGTTTCGGTTCGATGCAATCGACAGCAGCACGACAGCGCTCCCCCATTTGGTTAGTTTTTCGAGGATGGCGTTATCCGCCCGCTCCGAATGCGGACATTCGCACGACCAAAAGTTGACGATGACGATCCTGCCGCGCTGGTCGGACAGGCGGTGGAGGCTGCCGTCGAGATCGGGCAGTTCGAAGTCGGGGACGGGAAAACCCAGTTGTAAAGTCATAAGGTTGGCAGGTTTGAAGGTTCAACGTTCCAACATGCAAACGTTCAAACGTTCAAACGATCTCCACTCCCGCCAATTTCTCGATGATTCCCACCACGGCGGAATTATCCAGTTCGCCCATGCCCTGCTGAATCATCTGCTGGAAGAATTTGGTATTCTCCTCGGCCGCCGAAATCGGAATGTCGTACTCCTTCGCGGTGTCCAGTACGATGCCCATGTCTTTCAATTGCATGTATGCCTTGAAGCCGGGGTTACGATTTCCTTCAAATAGACGAGGCGGTTTGACGTCCAGCGTCCAGCACTGGGCAGCGCCGCCCTTGATGGCCTCCACCACCTTGCGCGGGTCCACGCCCGCCTTCTTCGAGAAGACCAGCAGTTCGCCCATCGCCACCATCTGCGCGGCGACCATGATCTGGTTGGCGGCTTTTGCCACCTGCCCCGCGCCGGCCTCGCCGACGTGGGTGATGGTCTTGCCCATGGCTTGAAAAACAGGCATTACTTTTTCCAAGGCTTCCGTCTCGCCGCCGACCATGATGGTCAGCGTGGCGTTCTTTGCGCCAATATCCCCGCCGGAGACCGGCGCATCGAGCGAAAATATGCCTTGTGTCTTCAGCTTCTCCGCGATCATACGGGCGGAGGCCGGCTTGATGGTGGAGTTATCCACGAAGACCAGCCCGTCGTGTGCGCCTGCCATGATTCCGTTTTCATCGAGGGCCACCTTTTCCACGTCAGGCGAATCAGGCAGGTTGGTGAAAACCACGTCCACTTGCTGGGCAACTTCGGCGGGGGATGAGGCGCGAGTCGCCCCTTCCGCGACGAGCTCATCCACTGCCGCCTGTGAGCGGTTGTGGACGACGATGGGAAAACCCGCTTTGAGGATATTCCGCGCAATGGACTTGCCCATCAATCCCAGACCGATATATCCGACTCTTAACATGAAGAGACTCCTTGAGTGAGAATG of Anaerolineales bacterium contains these proteins:
- the rbsK gene encoding ribokinase; the encoded protein is MPNHNVLVIGSLNADLVVRVPRFPQPGETISGGDLLTIPGGKGANQAVAAARQGASVAMVGRVGRDNFGPLLADNLRSNRVDTSHVSAADSATGTAIILVEESGQNSIVLSPGANGKVTAQDAASAPDARILLLQFEIPMDAVLHAAKRYKAKGTTVILNPAPARQIPGELLASVDILVPNESELALLTDMPVTDQKSAELAAQELLKRGVKTVIVTLGSKGALLVTDSQAAHVDAFKVDVVDTTAAGDAFIGGFAAKLLESDSPVPQSDMQAAVRYGCACGALAATKPGAQPSLPTKEEVERFIA
- a CDS encoding cyclic nucleotide-binding domain-containing protein is translated as MIENKHRAGFLDRIHLFHSLKDEELESIALKLEERTLPADTVVFEIGAKPDGFYMIYKGKIKVTRPREKGEDFLAWLTAGDYFGEEALFEHRNRSATIRTVEETTLLFLSRQDFEILLARYERLKPNFQVAIKSRKLARATMFKWLGPKEVIYFLARRHRIRLYQVLLAPFFALFLPIALFAWAFVSNAVTPVAVGGLLLIAILLWAVWVAIDWSNDYYIVTNQRVVWVERVIGIYDSRQEAPLSTILSVNVETDIIGRTLDYGNVAVRTFVGNIKFDYVDHPNQAADMIRELWERTKSKGTQAQKDAMKNAIRAKLGMTVQKTMEDELPPVIVTEDKEIQKKGLLSIVLGNLFKLRTEDGGTVIYHKHWIVLLQQLARPLIFFLILLGLMISRIWNLAVDPTRAVVEFLETGGFRPDTVVVAIPLLMLPFIGWMVWEYIDWNNDTFMVTPEEIMDIDKTPLGTEERRTAQIENILSTEYKRIGIVGYLFNYGTVYIVVGGTKLSFQDVLDPAGVQADINRRRMARIAKKNEEAAAVERERMATWLVSYHQNRNDFNVPEEADIDELTRLRKAAGQDLSEDLDGLDDILDDQSMDGMEG
- the recF gene encoding DNA replication/repair protein RecF; translated protein: MHLNHLSLTNFRSLTRLDAELPRRAVVLAGRNAQGKTSVLEAIYFLAAFTSFQTHADRQIVNIHEAKNPLAVTRLVADYQRGKTKHRLEARLILEPTGVNGQRLRKEILLDGAKRHVNDVIGHFNAVIFVPQMSQIIEGGPDERRRYLNLALAQAVPAYARVLGEYNQALTQRNALLKALNEGMGNRDQLEVWDEALVRFGAQIILWRIQAVRELERLAARIHHELTRGTEILRLAYEPAYDPLPKPDGQLGLKLDTAIDRSAIELDEIQSGFLARLEQIRGEEIARGVTTIGPHRDDLRFVINKADVSNYGSRGQMRTTLLVLKLAEVEWMKERTGEWPVILLDEVMAELDANRRADLLKYVNEDQQVLFTTTDLTLFSPEFVLNTQVWDVQGGVVTPRR
- a CDS encoding NAD-binding protein translates to MGKTITHVGEAGAGQVAKAANQIMVAAQMVAMGELLVFSKKAGVDPRKVVEAIKGGAAQCWTLDVKPPRLFEGNRNPGFKAYMQLKDMGIVLDTAKEYDIPISAAEENTKFFQQMIQQGMGELDNSAVVGIIEKLAGVEIV
- a CDS encoding alpha/beta hydrolase, producing the protein MNIYYYWVIGELAVIFLFFSFIIYKLWRTAKAKEKAGKPNLPETLNGKISHYTKYILRILGVGLGAFVGVALFITIERTLLSVYMETAPTPSEVTIPPDLGFEVEEITFSSEDGITLAGWLVPSQNDATIILLHGYGGNRMGMIWHAEKLVNAGYGVLMYDERASGESTGEYRSYGWEDTRDVRAAIRFIQSRKAGEKIGAAGCSTGADIVVYSAALYPELGAIWGDGNSTVRAQDLPLPKNPIMALLIAGNYLLDWMYTVKLGIEAPPPMIEVLPDIAPRPVVFVGGGRERPVVGSEAELFTLRFAELAGSNAQAWIIHEATHCDGPFVRTEEYTARMVKFFDTAFGVTR
- a CDS encoding nucleoside hydrolase; the protein is MTPTRIIIDTDPGVDDALMFLLALASPEIQLEALTTVQGNVPIEKATRNALSVLELAHASHIPVVQGYSHPMIKSPHNSGEAVHGTSGIGRADLPQPKSRPIEGHAVDYLIERVLAEPNELNIFPIGPLTNIALAIRKEPHFAKAVKELVIMGGAIRSGGNITPLAEFNIHEDPHAAHVVFHADIPITLIPLDVTYKCLLTSEDVERLNKIDSPIARFVCEATAQYMEFYMKYEGFSGCAMHDPLTLAAVIAPELLSIEEHYVDVDISGGISTGKTFADFMKVSKKPANMKVALDVRGRDFVELFVGRMETLSRSISD
- a CDS encoding redoxin domain-containing protein is translated as MTLQLGFPVPDFELPDLDGSLHRLSDQRGRIVIVNFWSCECPHSERADNAILEKLTKWGSAVVLLSIASNRNEKLEDVKKTSEARRLPTVLLDADCRVADLFDAQTTPHVFVIDRDGILRYRGAVDDVTFHQRTPTRFFLDEAVESLLEGHLPALAESPAYGCAIVREV
- the def gene encoding peptide deformylase translates to MALRKIVHLPDPILRRKAKPVKNIDKDLQTLIDDMIETMRDAPGVGLAAPQVNIPLQLTVIEYTEDEDDDDEEENEDAPPKPRKLYVLINPEITRVSEEKVVGVEGCLSIPGLIGEVERHESLQVRALNRHGQPVKHKVSGWMARIFQHEIDHLNGVLFTDHATRVWKPSEEDETPLD
- a CDS encoding nucleoside hydrolase, translated to MPKHIIFDTDPGIDDALAILLALASPEVVLDGISTIHGNASSAQVTRNALAILELANASHVPVYKGCDLPLVKESLLSPETHGNTGLGYANLPDPQTRPQVQQGSDFLIDSIMSKPGEVTVVAIGPLTNVAMAIRKEPRIVENVKDAFVMGGAIQHAGNTTALAEYNTFVDPHATHIVFHSGMPITLTPLDVTYQCIFTKDDLNRLLKIDSPITKFIADATRFYMEFHDEYQKIDGCVINDPMTLALTFMPEICDYQELYVDVDISTGVGLGNTFADFYNYGKKPANMRVAMGVRPRMFMELFLERMEKLAKSIA